One region of Chlamydiota bacterium genomic DNA includes:
- a CDS encoding Fe-S-containing hydro-lyase: MMATIEITTPLTDEVVKGLKAGDSVLITGTIYTARDAAHKRLTEAVAKGEKPPVELKGQIFYYAGPSPAPPGKPIGSVGPTTSYRMDAFAPKTMELGLKGMIGKGPRAKEVIDAMKKHGAVYFAAVGGAGALLAKCVKAAKPVAYPDLGAEAITELTVERFPAIVATDCRGNDLYSRTA; this comes from the coding sequence ATCATGGCGACAATCGAGATCACCACGCCGCTGACGGACGAGGTCGTGAAGGGGCTCAAGGCGGGGGACAGCGTGCTCATCACCGGGACGATCTACACGGCCCGCGACGCGGCGCACAAGCGCCTCACCGAGGCGGTCGCCAAGGGGGAGAAGCCCCCCGTCGAGCTGAAGGGGCAAATCTTCTACTACGCCGGCCCGTCGCCCGCCCCTCCGGGGAAGCCGATCGGGTCCGTCGGCCCCACGACGAGCTACCGGATGGACGCGTTTGCGCCGAAGACGATGGAGTTGGGCCTCAAGGGGATGATCGGGAAGGGGCCCCGCGCGAAGGAGGTCATCGACGCGATGAAGAAACACGGGGCAGTGTACTTCGCCGCCGTGGGCGGGGCGGGCGCCCTGCTGGCCAAGTGCGTCAAGGCGGCGAAGCCGGTCGCCTATCCGGACCTCGGCGCGGAGGCGATCACGGAGCTCACGGTGGAGCGGTTCCCCGCGATCGTGGCGACCGACTGCCGGGGGAACGATCTGTATAGCCGCACGGCTTAA
- a CDS encoding XTP/dITP diphosphatase: protein MVLATNNRDKVREFKEMLRRSGLGLEARCLADFPGSAAVPEDGETFAENAAKKALAAAQATGKLALGDDSGIEVDALAGRPGVRSARFAGENATDEDNNEKLLALLRDVPERRRQARFVCCIAIADPEKVLDVAEGSCAGSIVMKRRGSGGFGYDPLFQPLEYHKTFAELPSGVKNRISHRARALEKALMMLEKHLYKTERDRAGSGG from the coding sequence ATCGTGCTCGCGACGAACAACCGGGACAAGGTCCGCGAGTTCAAGGAGATGCTCCGGCGTTCCGGGCTCGGACTCGAGGCGCGCTGCCTCGCCGACTTCCCCGGCTCTGCGGCGGTCCCCGAGGACGGTGAGACGTTCGCCGAGAACGCCGCGAAGAAGGCCCTCGCCGCCGCGCAGGCGACGGGGAAACTCGCCCTCGGCGACGATTCCGGCATCGAGGTGGACGCGCTCGCGGGCCGTCCGGGGGTCCGCTCCGCCAGGTTCGCGGGGGAGAACGCCACCGACGAGGACAACAACGAGAAGCTCCTCGCCCTGCTGCGCGACGTCCCCGAGCGCAGGCGCCAGGCGCGTTTCGTCTGCTGCATCGCCATCGCCGATCCGGAGAAGGTGCTCGACGTCGCGGAGGGGAGCTGCGCGGGGAGCATCGTGATGAAGCGCCGGGGGAGCGGCGGATTCGGCTACGACCCGCTCTTCCAGCCGCTGGAGTACCACAAGACCTTCGCCGAGCTCCCTTCGGGCGTCAAGAACAGGATAAGCCACCGCGCCCGGGCGCTCGAGAAGGCGCTGATGATGCTCGAGAAGCATCTGTACAAGACGGAGCGCGATCGGGCGGGATCCGGCGGTTGA
- a CDS encoding site-2 protease family protein, producing the protein MRTDDLTLLALRLREPVEQAMRIRSATLSRRGMVFRGALLMAPGDAVAFLRERLGAIGFVPLLSRRGEECEIRLARDVAPPRANPLVNLLLFALTVYSTLLVGAANAGVDIVAHPGRLAAGIPFSASLLAILIVHEFGHFFMAAYHGVRATLPYFIPAPTAIGTLGALIKTQSFIPGRKALLDIGVAGPICGFIVALVALGVGLARSEVVEIAPLLRAGRVDYFGDSLAVWVMTLLVKGGIAEGRDVVLHPVAFAGWVGLLVTAFNLMPVGQLDGGHIAYAVAGRGHSFIARVALAALLALGFLWRPWWIWVLLILALGPGHSPPLDDVTPIGRGRTWIAFAAALILVLCFVPVPISARG; encoded by the coding sequence GTGCGAACCGACGACCTGACGTTGCTCGCCCTGCGGCTGCGGGAGCCGGTCGAGCAGGCGATGCGGATCCGCTCCGCGACCCTCAGCAGGCGCGGGATGGTGTTTCGCGGCGCGCTCCTCATGGCGCCGGGGGATGCCGTCGCCTTTCTCAGGGAGCGTCTCGGCGCGATCGGATTCGTCCCCCTGCTCTCGCGGCGCGGGGAGGAGTGCGAAATCCGCCTGGCCCGCGACGTTGCCCCGCCCCGCGCGAATCCGCTGGTCAATCTTCTGCTGTTCGCCCTCACCGTCTACTCGACGCTTCTCGTCGGCGCGGCGAACGCGGGCGTCGACATCGTTGCGCACCCCGGGCGCCTCGCGGCCGGGATCCCCTTCTCCGCGAGTTTGCTCGCCATCCTCATCGTGCACGAGTTCGGGCACTTTTTCATGGCCGCGTACCACGGCGTTCGCGCGACGCTCCCGTATTTCATCCCCGCCCCGACCGCGATCGGGACGCTCGGGGCGCTGATCAAGACGCAGTCGTTCATCCCCGGCAGGAAGGCCCTGCTCGACATCGGGGTCGCGGGGCCGATCTGCGGCTTCATCGTCGCCCTGGTCGCGCTCGGCGTCGGCCTGGCGCGCTCGGAGGTGGTCGAGATCGCCCCGCTCCTCAGGGCGGGGAGGGTGGACTACTTCGGCGACTCGCTGGCCGTCTGGGTGATGACCCTTCTCGTCAAGGGGGGGATCGCCGAAGGACGGGACGTGGTCCTGCATCCTGTCGCGTTCGCCGGGTGGGTGGGGCTGCTCGTGACCGCGTTCAACCTGATGCCGGTCGGGCAGCTCGACGGGGGGCATATCGCCTACGCGGTCGCGGGGCGCGGCCACTCGTTCATCGCCCGCGTCGCGCTCGCGGCCCTCCTCGCCCTCGGCTTCCTCTGGCGTCCCTGGTGGATATGGGTGCTCCTCATACTGGCCCTCGGCCCCGGCCACTCCCCGCCGCTGGACGACGTGACGCCGATCGGCCGCGGGAGGACCTGGATCGCCTTTGCGGCGGCCCTGATTCTCGTGCTATGCTTCGTGCCCGTGCCGATCTCGGCGCGCGGGTGA
- the pyk gene encoding pyruvate kinase has protein sequence MPHTKIICTLGPATASAKSIAGMARAGMDVVRLNCSHATHAAIRESVARVRAFNRRTRRRIRVLLDLEGPRIRIGELKGHRPIPLKRLQVLWLKAGDFKGEGNVVPLDYAGPLSDLRGAEQIYIDDGNICLKVESVRGDAVRTRVVAGGILKEHKGVNAPGARLSIPDVSESDLENIRLGVREGVDMIAQSFVRSPRAMKSIRREVAGRLPGCLLVAKIENEEGIRALDGIVEASDGVMVARGDLGVSVPVWKVPVLQKEIIASCRAAGKFSITATQMLESMTENPRPTRAEVSDIANAILDGSDYVMLSAETAAGRHPVEAVRMMDQVIRFTEASRYYGPARRRGRGCGARPRHR, from the coding sequence ATGCCGCACACGAAGATCATCTGCACCTTGGGGCCGGCGACCGCCTCGGCGAAAAGCATCGCGGGCATGGCGCGCGCGGGGATGGACGTGGTCCGCCTCAACTGCTCGCACGCCACGCACGCCGCGATACGCGAATCAGTCGCCCGCGTCCGCGCGTTCAACCGGAGGACGCGCAGGCGTATCCGCGTTCTCCTCGACCTCGAGGGGCCCCGCATACGGATCGGGGAGCTGAAGGGTCACCGGCCGATCCCGTTGAAGAGGTTGCAGGTGCTGTGGCTGAAGGCGGGCGATTTCAAGGGGGAGGGGAACGTCGTCCCGCTCGACTACGCGGGCCCCCTGAGCGACCTCCGCGGCGCCGAGCAGATCTACATCGACGACGGGAACATCTGCCTGAAGGTGGAGTCGGTCCGCGGCGACGCCGTCAGGACGCGGGTCGTGGCGGGCGGCATCCTGAAGGAGCACAAGGGCGTGAACGCGCCCGGGGCGCGCCTCTCGATCCCGGACGTGTCGGAGTCGGACCTTGAGAACATCCGGCTCGGCGTGCGCGAAGGCGTCGATATGATCGCGCAGTCGTTCGTCCGCTCCCCGCGCGCGATGAAGAGTATCCGCCGGGAGGTCGCCGGGCGCTTGCCGGGCTGCCTCCTCGTCGCCAAGATCGAGAACGAGGAGGGGATCCGCGCGCTCGACGGCATCGTCGAGGCCTCGGACGGCGTGATGGTCGCCCGCGGCGACCTCGGCGTGTCGGTCCCGGTCTGGAAGGTCCCGGTGCTCCAGAAGGAGATCATCGCGTCCTGCCGGGCGGCGGGGAAGTTCTCCATCACGGCCACGCAGATGCTCGAGTCGATGACGGAGAACCCGCGCCCGACGCGCGCGGAGGTCTCCGACATCGCCAACGCCATCCTCGACGGGAGCGACTACGTGATGCTCTCCGCCGAGACCGCCGCGGGGAGGCACCCGGTGGAGGCGGTGCGGATGATGGACCAGGTCATCCGCTTCACGGAGGCGTCCCGGTACTACGGGCCCGCGAGGAGAAGGGGGAGGGGATGCGGCGCGCGGCCCCGGCACCGATAG
- a CDS encoding class I SAM-dependent methyltransferase, whose amino-acid sequence MNPRPVLAKCLPAGVRSFIKNVLGISSTDTSVDERLSALRTSLAAAGHRADADAMALRGRIERIEAALDASGALPRRVETARGYFEKLACEKNLFRASGWMLLPDRELDTASLYINRVKVAQEELAERGSLQDAFPFISHSRRSAFDFSVPLPQQDGGGFTEIRVTGSSRGNEAAQMVAWYYPGLYSCYPLPPAENIKRSQGSIWGDMFMISGLQSYMEFWNLASSHLDARGIRTMLEWGCGCGRITRFFLSFSGIPSIHGCDIDSDSIAWCRDFLPPGIFSTVDPYPPTGYADDSFDLIIAYSVLTHLAKEVQHAWLEELRRILAPGGLLLATVHGEFAAGFALPGRQAEELLAGGIYDGMVDHGLDGVAPSGYYRGVFQKQGYTREAYSRYFEIIDYRERGALNFQDMVVMRKRRSE is encoded by the coding sequence ATGAACCCACGCCCCGTGCTCGCGAAATGTCTCCCCGCAGGGGTGCGCTCGTTCATAAAGAACGTCCTCGGGATCTCCTCCACGGATACGTCGGTCGACGAGCGGCTCAGTGCGCTCCGGACAAGCCTGGCCGCGGCGGGCCATCGCGCCGACGCCGACGCTATGGCGCTCCGGGGGAGGATCGAGAGGATCGAGGCCGCCCTCGACGCGTCGGGCGCACTACCGCGGAGGGTCGAAACAGCCCGGGGGTATTTTGAAAAACTCGCCTGCGAGAAGAATCTGTTCAGGGCTTCCGGATGGATGCTCCTTCCCGACAGGGAACTTGACACGGCGTCGCTGTATATCAATCGGGTGAAGGTCGCGCAGGAGGAACTGGCCGAACGCGGGAGCCTCCAGGACGCGTTCCCGTTCATCTCCCACTCGCGCCGTTCAGCGTTCGACTTCTCCGTCCCCCTCCCCCAGCAGGACGGGGGGGGATTCACCGAGATCCGCGTGACGGGCTCGTCCCGCGGGAACGAAGCCGCCCAGATGGTCGCCTGGTACTATCCGGGCCTCTATTCCTGTTATCCGCTGCCGCCCGCCGAAAACATCAAGAGGTCCCAGGGAAGCATCTGGGGCGATATGTTCATGATCTCCGGCTTGCAATCCTACATGGAGTTTTGGAACCTCGCCTCCTCGCATCTTGACGCCCGGGGCATACGGACGATGCTGGAGTGGGGATGCGGGTGCGGACGGATCACCAGGTTCTTCTTGAGCTTCTCCGGGATCCCCTCCATACACGGCTGCGACATCGACTCCGACTCCATTGCGTGGTGCCGGGATTTTCTCCCGCCGGGGATATTCTCGACCGTCGATCCCTATCCGCCCACCGGGTACGCCGATGACTCCTTCGACCTTATCATTGCCTATTCGGTGCTGACGCACCTGGCAAAGGAAGTCCAGCACGCCTGGCTGGAGGAGCTGCGGCGCATCCTTGCCCCCGGCGGGTTATTGCTGGCCACCGTGCACGGTGAATTCGCGGCGGGATTCGCGCTTCCGGGGCGTCAGGCGGAGGAGTTGCTCGCGGGGGGGATCTACGACGGAATGGTCGATCACGGTCTGGACGGCGTCGCGCCGTCCGGATACTACCGGGGGGTGTTCCAGAAACAGGGGTACACGCGTGAGGCGTATTCCCGATATTTCGAGATCATCGACTATAGAGAACGCGGCGCCCTGAATTTCCAGGATATGGTCGTGATGAGAAAGAGGCGATCGGAATGA
- a CDS encoding LemA family protein, with protein sequence MSVGWIILLVVAAVVLYAVLGYNRLVRLRNRIENAWSQIDVQLRRRYDLIPNLVETVKGYASHEKEVFQKVTEARAKAINASGVMAQGQADNALTGALKSLFAVAENYPDLKANQNFLMLQEELSGTESKIAYSRQFYNDTVMTYDTTRETFPSNIIANLFGFGEREYFQTGEEAAREPVKVKF encoded by the coding sequence ATGTCGGTCGGATGGATCATCCTGCTGGTCGTTGCCGCGGTCGTGTTGTATGCGGTTCTCGGGTACAACCGTCTCGTACGCCTGCGGAACAGGATCGAGAACGCCTGGTCGCAGATCGACGTGCAGCTCAGGCGCCGCTACGACCTGATCCCCAACCTCGTCGAGACGGTGAAGGGGTACGCCAGCCACGAGAAGGAGGTCTTCCAGAAGGTGACCGAGGCCCGCGCGAAGGCGATCAACGCCTCCGGCGTGATGGCGCAGGGGCAGGCGGACAACGCCCTCACCGGCGCGCTGAAGTCCTTATTCGCCGTGGCGGAGAACTACCCCGATCTCAAGGCCAACCAAAACTTCCTAATGCTCCAGGAGGAGCTGTCGGGGACCGAGAGCAAGATCGCCTACTCCCGCCAGTTCTACAACGACACGGTGATGACCTACGACACCACGCGCGAGACGTTCCCCTCGAACATCATCGCGAACCTGTTCGGCTTCGGCGAGAGGGAGTATTTCCAGACGGGGGAGGAGGCGGCGCGGGAGCCGGTGAAGGTGAAGTTCTGA
- the htpX gene encoding zinc metalloprotease HtpX, translated as MYEQIARNKRNSVVLCVLFVAFVAFLGWVFGQVSAMGNAGVVIAVAVAVAWTFGSYYWSDRIVLAMSGARPLVKEEFPHLFHAVEGLAIAGGLPVPRVYVIEDSAPNAFATGRDPAHAVVCVTTGLLQKMNRLELEGVVAHELSHIRNYDILLGSLVVVMVGVVTLLSDWIFRSFFWGGRRRRDNRGGGGQAQAILLIVALLLALLAPLVAQLVRLAISRRREFLADASAAMLTRYPKGLADALRKLDADSDPLEAANKATAHMYIVNPLRGDRGMVSRLFSTHPPVAERIRALEGI; from the coding sequence ATGTACGAACAGATCGCCCGCAACAAGCGCAACTCGGTCGTCCTCTGCGTCCTCTTCGTCGCCTTCGTCGCCTTCCTCGGCTGGGTCTTCGGCCAGGTATCCGCGATGGGGAACGCGGGGGTCGTCATCGCCGTCGCCGTCGCGGTGGCGTGGACCTTCGGCTCCTACTACTGGAGCGACCGGATCGTCCTCGCGATGAGCGGCGCGAGGCCGCTTGTGAAAGAGGAGTTCCCGCACCTGTTCCACGCCGTCGAGGGGCTGGCGATCGCGGGGGGGCTCCCCGTCCCGCGGGTCTACGTGATCGAGGACAGCGCCCCGAACGCCTTCGCGACCGGGCGCGATCCGGCGCACGCGGTCGTCTGCGTGACCACGGGCCTCCTCCAGAAGATGAACCGGCTCGAGCTGGAAGGGGTCGTCGCCCACGAGCTCTCGCACATCAGGAACTACGACATCCTTCTCGGCTCCCTCGTGGTGGTGATGGTCGGGGTCGTCACGCTCCTGAGCGACTGGATATTCAGGAGTTTCTTCTGGGGCGGGCGCCGCCGCCGCGACAACCGCGGAGGGGGAGGGCAGGCGCAGGCGATCCTCTTGATCGTCGCGCTGCTCCTCGCGCTCCTCGCGCCGCTGGTCGCGCAGCTCGTCCGGCTGGCGATCTCGCGGCGGCGGGAGTTCCTCGCGGACGCGAGCGCGGCGATGCTCACGCGCTACCCGAAGGGGCTCGCCGACGCCCTCCGGAAGCTGGACGCGGACTCGGACCCGCTCGAGGCGGCGAACAAGGCCACCGCGCACATGTACATCGTCAATCCCCTGCGGGGGGACCGCGGGATGGTGAGCCGCCTCTTCTCGACGCACCCGCCCGTCGCGGAGAGGATACGGGCGCTGGAGGGGATATGA
- a CDS encoding cupin domain-containing protein, protein MRGVTIERIRMHRDERGKVFEPLGPETLQSGLLRNTHVATMAPGAVRGSHRHRSATETVVFSGEIRLVLRDLDGASEEHLFHDGECIRVTIPPGVAHAFVNAGTTDAFIVCFSDRVAGTDPQEKVQLV, encoded by the coding sequence ATGCGGGGCGTGACGATCGAGCGGATACGGATGCACCGCGACGAGCGCGGCAAGGTGTTCGAGCCGCTCGGCCCGGAGACGCTCCAGTCGGGCCTGCTCCGCAACACGCACGTGGCGACGATGGCGCCCGGGGCCGTTCGCGGCTCCCATCGCCACCGGAGCGCGACCGAGACAGTCGTCTTCTCCGGCGAGATCCGGCTCGTCTTGCGGGACTTGGACGGCGCTTCCGAGGAGCATCTCTTCCACGACGGGGAGTGCATCCGGGTCACCATCCCCCCGGGCGTCGCGCACGCGTTCGTCAACGCGGGGACTACCGACGCCTTCATCGTCTGTTTCAGCGACCGGGTGGCGGGGACGGATCCGCAGGAGAAGGTGCAGCTCGTCTGA
- a CDS encoding 2-hydroxyacyl-CoA dehydratase — protein MRRAAPAPIGLTSTVPVEIIYAAGRRPVDLNNVLVTSADPSGHLDAAERAGMPRTTCAWTKGIYAVARAMRLRAVVGVLEGDCSNTRAIVERWREDGIEVVPFAYPHDRSAKRLREELARFAAALGTTPARAEELKRRLDRIRAKVRRLDELTWRDGTVTGEENHAWQVSCSDFGGDPDRFERAIDRFLAAAGTRKAGRHGIRVGYVGVPPIVDGLYGELERIGFEVVFNEVQRQFAMPYATRDLPSQYLAYTYPYDIQARLRDITAEVRTRRISGIIHYVQTFCHRAIEDLLIQRAVGVPVLALECDRPGRLDERNRIRLEAFGEMLCRRCM, from the coding sequence ATGCGGCGCGCGGCCCCGGCACCGATAGGCCTGACGAGCACGGTCCCCGTCGAGATCATCTACGCGGCGGGGCGGCGCCCCGTGGATCTCAACAACGTCCTCGTGACCTCCGCGGACCCGTCCGGGCACCTCGACGCCGCGGAGCGGGCCGGGATGCCGCGGACCACCTGCGCATGGACGAAGGGGATCTACGCGGTCGCCCGCGCGATGCGGCTGCGGGCGGTCGTCGGCGTCCTCGAGGGGGACTGCTCGAACACGCGCGCCATCGTCGAGCGGTGGCGGGAGGACGGGATCGAGGTGGTCCCGTTCGCCTACCCGCACGACAGGAGCGCGAAGAGACTTCGCGAGGAGCTCGCGCGCTTCGCCGCCGCCCTCGGCACGACGCCGGCGCGGGCCGAGGAACTGAAGCGGCGTCTCGACCGGATACGGGCGAAGGTGCGGCGCCTCGACGAACTGACCTGGCGCGATGGGACGGTGACGGGGGAGGAGAACCACGCCTGGCAGGTGTCGTGCAGCGATTTCGGCGGGGACCCGGACCGGTTCGAGCGGGCGATCGACAGGTTCCTGGCGGCGGCCGGGACAAGGAAGGCGGGGAGGCACGGCATCCGCGTCGGATACGTCGGCGTGCCCCCCATCGTCGATGGCCTCTACGGCGAACTGGAGCGGATCGGCTTCGAGGTGGTCTTCAACGAGGTGCAGCGGCAGTTCGCGATGCCGTACGCGACCCGCGACCTTCCCTCCCAGTACCTCGCGTACACCTACCCGTACGACATTCAGGCGCGCCTCCGGGACATAACGGCCGAGGTGCGGACGCGGCGCATTTCGGGTATCATCCACTATGTCCAGACCTTCTGCCATCGCGCGATCGAGGATCTTCTGATCCAGCGCGCGGTCGGCGTACCGGTCCTCGCGCTCGAGTGCGACCGCCCGGGCCGCCTGGACGAGCGGAACCGCATCCGCCTCGAGGCGTTCGGGGAGATGCTTTGCAGACGTTGTATGTAA
- the rph gene encoding ribonuclease PH, giving the protein MSVNRKDGRKNDELRQVRITPDFVKYPLGSVLVEFGDTKILCAASADNVQPRWMRDQKRPGGWISCEYSMMPFSSPERMVRESTRGRIGGRTHEIQRMIGRALRAVVDLESIGPRTIWIDCEVLQADGGTRTASVTGSFVALRLALRRMAAEGLLERNPLREALAAVSVGKVDGEILLDLDYEEDCRAQVDMNLVVTESGRFIEIQGTAETEPFTAEEMASLTAMARSGIAALIETQKRALEGRS; this is encoded by the coding sequence ATGTCCGTGAACCGGAAGGACGGGCGGAAAAACGACGAGCTTCGGCAGGTGCGGATCACGCCGGATTTCGTCAAGTACCCGCTCGGTTCGGTGCTGGTGGAGTTCGGGGACACGAAGATCCTCTGCGCCGCCTCGGCGGACAACGTGCAGCCCCGTTGGATGCGAGACCAGAAGAGGCCCGGCGGCTGGATCAGCTGCGAGTATTCGATGATGCCGTTCTCCTCCCCGGAGCGGATGGTGCGGGAGTCGACCCGCGGCAGGATCGGGGGGAGGACGCACGAGATCCAGCGGATGATCGGACGGGCGTTGCGGGCGGTGGTGGATTTGGAGAGCATCGGCCCCCGCACCATCTGGATCGACTGCGAGGTGCTCCAGGCGGACGGCGGGACGCGGACCGCCTCCGTGACCGGCAGCTTCGTCGCCCTCCGGCTGGCCCTGCGGAGGATGGCGGCGGAGGGGCTCCTGGAACGAAACCCGCTGCGCGAGGCGCTTGCTGCGGTGAGCGTCGGCAAGGTGGACGGGGAGATACTGCTCGACCTCGACTACGAGGAGGATTGCCGCGCCCAGGTCGACATGAACCTCGTCGTCACGGAGAGCGGGCGGTTCATCGAGATCCAGGGCACGGCGGAGACGGAGCCGTTCACGGCGGAGGAGATGGCGTCGTTGACGGCGATGGCGCGGTCCGGCATCGCCGCGCTCATCGAAACCCAGAAGCGCGCGCTCGAGGGGCGTTCGTGA
- a CDS encoding aminotransferase class I/II-fold pyridoxal phosphate-dependent enzyme: MKNPLRIAERMKMIDASGIRKAFDLAHAIEDPVNLSIGQPDFDVPEEIREAAIRAIRAGHSRYTLTQGIDALRREIRRHLEEEKGYSPEEVIVTSGAAGGIMLSFLALLNPGDRVVIPDPYFVIYKHLCRVVGAEPVYLDTYPDFEITGERLERAMGKGAAMVIINSPCNPTGAVPRGARLREIAAIAARAGAYILSDEVYDFFCYDGPHESVGASSRDALVVGGYSKAFGMPGWRLGYAAGPREILAEMTKLQQYSFICAPAPLQHAVLDAYRIDMRPVLDAYRRKRDLLCDGLAEKFRFVRPEGAFYLFPEAPGGSGAEFVRRAVEEKLILVPGSVFSERDTHFRISFAAPDDTLRQGVEILNRLA, from the coding sequence GTGAAGAATCCCCTGAGGATCGCGGAGCGGATGAAGATGATCGACGCCTCCGGCATCCGGAAGGCGTTCGATCTCGCCCACGCGATCGAGGACCCCGTCAACCTGAGCATCGGCCAGCCGGATTTCGACGTCCCCGAGGAGATCAGGGAGGCGGCCATCCGCGCCATCCGGGCGGGGCACAGCCGCTACACGCTCACGCAGGGGATCGACGCGCTCCGGCGCGAGATCCGCCGGCACCTCGAGGAGGAGAAGGGATACTCGCCCGAGGAGGTCATCGTCACCTCCGGCGCGGCGGGCGGCATTATGCTCTCCTTCCTCGCGCTTCTCAACCCGGGCGACCGGGTCGTCATCCCCGACCCGTACTTCGTCATCTACAAACACCTCTGCCGAGTCGTCGGGGCCGAGCCGGTCTACCTCGACACCTACCCGGACTTCGAAATCACCGGCGAGCGCCTCGAGCGCGCGATGGGGAAGGGGGCGGCGATGGTCATCATCAACAGCCCCTGCAACCCGACCGGCGCGGTCCCCCGCGGCGCGCGCCTGCGCGAGATCGCGGCGATCGCGGCACGGGCGGGGGCGTACATCCTCTCGGACGAGGTCTACGACTTCTTCTGCTACGACGGCCCGCACGAGAGCGTCGGCGCCTCCTCGAGGGACGCCCTGGTCGTCGGCGGCTACTCGAAGGCGTTCGGGATGCCGGGCTGGCGCCTAGGCTACGCGGCCGGGCCTAGGGAGATCCTGGCCGAGATGACCAAGCTGCAGCAGTACTCGTTCATCTGCGCCCCCGCGCCGCTGCAGCACGCCGTCCTCGACGCCTACCGGATCGATATGCGCCCGGTCCTCGACGCATACCGGCGGAAGCGCGATCTGCTCTGCGACGGGCTCGCGGAGAAGTTCCGCTTCGTCAGGCCCGAGGGCGCATTCTATCTCTTCCCCGAAGCGCCCGGGGGGAGCGGGGCCGAGTTCGTCAGGCGTGCGGTCGAAGAGAAGCTCATCCTCGTCCCCGGCTCCGTCTTCTCGGAGCGGGACACGCACTTCCGGATCTCCTTCGCCGCCCCCGACGACACCCTCCGACAGGGGGTGGAGATCCTCAACCGCCTCGCCTGA
- a CDS encoding fumarate hydratase, whose amino-acid sequence MRELKVAEITRAVRGLCIEANIVADEDVLAAFRERLKTETSPVGKEVLKTLLENARIAKEERLPICQDTGMAIVFLEVGQEVRLVGGDLEMAVHEGVRQGYKDGYLRKSVVKDPVERGNTGDNTPAVIHTRIVPGDKVRITVAPKGFGSENMSFVKMCTPTAGYEGIRQFVVECVKKAGGNPCPPVVVGVGVGGTFEKAALMAKQALTRKLGEKSPRPEIAKLEGELLEEINRTGVGPQGLGGSTTALAVHVDTYPTHIAGMPVAVNICCHAYRHGVVEL is encoded by the coding sequence ATGAGAGAGCTGAAAGTCGCCGAGATCACGCGGGCGGTGAGGGGGCTCTGCATCGAGGCGAACATCGTCGCCGACGAGGACGTGCTCGCGGCGTTCAGGGAGCGCCTGAAGACGGAAACCTCCCCCGTAGGGAAGGAGGTGCTGAAGACCCTCCTCGAGAACGCGCGGATCGCCAAGGAGGAGCGCCTCCCGATCTGCCAGGACACGGGGATGGCGATCGTCTTCCTCGAAGTCGGACAGGAGGTCCGCCTCGTCGGCGGGGACCTCGAGATGGCGGTGCACGAGGGGGTGCGGCAGGGGTACAAGGACGGCTACCTCAGGAAGTCCGTCGTGAAGGACCCGGTCGAGCGGGGCAACACCGGCGACAACACGCCGGCGGTCATCCACACGCGCATCGTCCCCGGGGACAAGGTCAGGATCACCGTCGCGCCGAAGGGCTTCGGCAGCGAGAACATGAGCTTCGTGAAGATGTGCACCCCCACCGCCGGCTACGAGGGGATCAGGCAGTTCGTCGTGGAGTGCGTGAAGAAGGCCGGCGGGAACCCGTGCCCGCCGGTCGTCGTCGGCGTCGGCGTCGGCGGGACATTCGAGAAGGCGGCCCTGATGGCGAAGCAGGCGCTCACGAGGAAGCTCGGCGAAAAGAGCCCGAGGCCGGAGATCGCGAAGCTCGAGGGCGAGCTCCTCGAGGAGATCAACAGGACGGGGGTCGGCCCGCAGGGCCTCGGCGGCTCCACCACCGCCCTCGCCGTCCACGTCGACACCTACCCGACGCACATCGCCGGGATGCCGGTCGCGGTGAACATCTGCTGCCACGCCTACCGGCACGGGGTCGTGGAGCTGTGA